A genome region from Paracoccus aestuarii includes the following:
- a CDS encoding tripartite tricarboxylate transporter TctB family protein — translation MDPHPRRPGEIVFTLFLLAASLGLLWSAYGIAGFEALSSPGAVPMATTAIMVIAAIMVLVHTLRRPAGSTQTVARHILPLSVVVTIAMILGYALLLRPLGFIPTSVLFLAVLVRFLSRRSILFCAVVSVGTVTLIWLIFRMVFSVLMPAGIFPEARIVAFITQLF, via the coding sequence ATGGACCCCCATCCGCGCCGCCCCGGCGAGATCGTCTTCACCCTGTTCCTGCTGGCCGCCAGCCTAGGCCTTCTGTGGTCGGCCTATGGCATCGCGGGGTTCGAGGCGCTGTCCTCGCCCGGTGCGGTGCCCATGGCCACGACCGCGATCATGGTCATCGCGGCGATCATGGTGCTGGTCCATACGCTGCGCCGCCCGGCGGGCAGCACCCAGACCGTCGCGCGCCACATCCTGCCCCTGTCGGTGGTGGTGACCATCGCGATGATCCTGGGCTATGCGCTGCTGCTGCGGCCCTTGGGCTTCATCCCCACATCGGTGCTGTTCCTGGCGGTGCTGGTTCGGTTCCTGTCGCGGCGGTCGATCCTGTTCTGCGCGGTGGTCTCGGTGGGGACGGTCACGCTGATCTGGCTGATCTTCCGCATGGTGTTTTCGGTGCTGATGCCGGCGGGGATCTTCCCCGAGGCCCGTATCGTCGCCTTCATCACCCAGCTTTTCTGA
- the pcaD gene encoding 3-oxoadipate enol-lactonase, translating into MQALTRPRGVLHIRAQGPEDAPALILANSLGTDLRLWDGLMPHLGRYRVIRYDKQGHGLSGLWDGTTLADHTADAAAIAEWVGRPVTLIGCSIGGLIGQRLAATRPDLVRALVLSNSAARMGTPKGWRDRIAAVRAGGTAVIADAVMERWFAPAFRRTPELALWQAMLARTPADGYAAACQALAGADQTDATAALRLPVMVVAGGQDGASPPDQVRATADLIPGARFHLIPEAGHLPCVETPDALAAAILPFLEDHA; encoded by the coding sequence ATGCAAGCCCTGACCCGCCCCCGCGGCGTGCTGCACATCCGCGCCCAAGGGCCCGAGGATGCGCCCGCCCTGATCCTGGCCAATTCGCTCGGGACCGACCTGCGCCTGTGGGATGGGCTGATGCCGCATCTGGGGCGCTATCGCGTGATCCGCTATGACAAGCAGGGGCATGGGCTTTCGGGCCTGTGGGATGGCACGACCCTGGCCGATCACACCGCCGATGCCGCGGCGATCGCGGAATGGGTCGGGCGGCCCGTGACGCTGATCGGCTGTTCCATCGGTGGGCTGATCGGCCAGCGGCTGGCGGCGACCCGTCCCGACCTCGTGCGCGCGCTGGTCCTGTCGAACAGCGCCGCGCGAATGGGCACGCCCAAGGGCTGGCGCGACCGCATCGCCGCGGTGCGCGCGGGCGGCACCGCCGTCATCGCCGATGCGGTGATGGAGCGCTGGTTCGCCCCCGCCTTTCGCCGGACGCCCGAACTGGCCCTGTGGCAGGCGATGCTGGCCCGGACGCCTGCGGATGGCTATGCCGCCGCCTGCCAGGCGCTGGCGGGCGCGGATCAGACCGATGCGACCGCCGCGCTGCGCCTGCCGGTGATGGTGGTCGCGGGCGGGCAGGACGGCGCTTCGCCGCCCGATCAGGTGCGCGCCACGGCGGACCTCATCCCCGGCGCGCGGTTCCACCTGATCCCCGAGGCCGGCCATCTGCCCTGCGTCGAGACGCCGGACGCTTTGGCCGCCGCCATCCTGCCCTTTCTGGAGGACCATGCATGA
- a CDS encoding LysR substrate-binding domain-containing protein: MGVLPTVAARLFPRVALEFAGLAPQVTLAVETGPHSHLIALLREGGIALMIGRMPASGDMAGLRFDHLYDEPVAVVSRAGHPMAGRALADALAASPVILPPRSALIRPAVDDYLAARDLRLRPAFETAAPAVGRAILERSDALWFISRGVVADGIADGSLAEWPTGTGAMTGSVGITRRQAQPPDAGLDLLVRLMHRGA, encoded by the coding sequence GTGGGGGTGCTGCCGACGGTGGCGGCGCGGCTGTTCCCGCGCGTGGCGCTGGAATTCGCAGGCCTGGCCCCGCAGGTCACCCTGGCGGTCGAGACCGGGCCCCATTCCCACCTGATCGCCCTGCTGCGCGAGGGGGGGATCGCGCTGATGATCGGGCGGATGCCCGCATCGGGGGACATGGCGGGGCTGCGCTTCGACCATCTCTATGACGAGCCGGTGGCCGTCGTCTCGCGCGCGGGGCATCCGATGGCGGGGCGGGCGCTGGCCGATGCGCTGGCGGCATCGCCCGTGATCCTGCCGCCGCGATCGGCGCTGATCCGGCCCGCGGTCGACGATTACCTGGCCGCGCGCGACCTGCGCCTGCGCCCGGCCTTCGAGACCGCCGCCCCCGCCGTGGGCCGCGCCATCCTGGAGCGGTCGGACGCGCTGTGGTTCATCTCGCGCGGGGTGGTGGCGGACGGGATCGCGGATGGGTCGCTGGCCGAATGGCCGACCGGGACAGGCGCGATGACCGGGTCGGTGGGCATCACCCGCAGGCAGGCCCAGCCCCCGGATGCGGGGCTGGACCTGCTGGTGCGGCTGATGCATCGGGGGGCCTAG
- a CDS encoding LysR family transcriptional regulator, translated as MHPAIKLRHLRVFLDIAAQGSLTAAARAQGLTQPALSRSLAELEALLDRPLFRREGRRLVLTDEGTLFRDHAARALQMLEAGAAALHPRAGGGCRWGCCRRWRRGCSRAWRWNSQAWPRRSPWRSRPGPIPT; from the coding sequence ATGCATCCCGCGATCAAGCTGCGCCATCTGCGCGTCTTTCTGGACATCGCCGCGCAGGGCAGCCTGACGGCGGCGGCCCGCGCGCAGGGCCTGACCCAGCCCGCCCTCAGCCGCAGTCTGGCAGAGCTGGAGGCGCTGCTGGACCGCCCGCTGTTCCGGCGCGAGGGGCGACGGCTGGTCCTGACGGATGAGGGCACGCTCTTTCGCGACCATGCCGCCCGCGCGCTGCAGATGCTGGAGGCGGGGGCGGCGGCGCTGCATCCGCGGGCCGGGGGCGGCTGTCGGTGGGGGTGCTGCCGACGGTGGCGGCGCGGCTGTTCCCGCGCGTGGCGCTGGAATTCGCAGGCCTGGCCCCGCAGGTCACCCTGGCGGTCGAGACCGGGCCCCATTCCCACCTGA
- a CDS encoding shikimate dehydrogenase family protein: MTDTIQLGLIGDNIAASQSPRLHRLAGAQNGRTVRYDSLIPRQEGLDFDALFARCAAGGYRGINVTYPYKEVVAGRLRIDDPLVAAIGACNTVLFGEGRPRGFNTDYSGFVAAYRRVRGDRAPGAVLMIGAGGVGRAVAFGLVALGASQIRIADRDPAKAEGLADALRAARPDLSVVTGTDAAAMAPGAAGLINGTPVGMVGYDGTPLAAPLMAGAAWAFDAVYTPVDTQFLNDAAAAGLDIISGYELFIGQGVDAWAIFTGLPLDQARLRADLAAGRDA; the protein is encoded by the coding sequence ATGACCGACACGATCCAGCTGGGGCTGATCGGCGACAATATCGCCGCATCCCAATCGCCGCGCCTGCACCGGCTGGCGGGGGCGCAGAACGGGCGCACCGTGCGCTATGACAGCCTGATCCCGCGGCAGGAGGGGCTGGATTTCGACGCGCTCTTCGCGCGCTGCGCGGCGGGCGGGTATCGCGGCATCAACGTGACCTATCCCTATAAGGAGGTCGTGGCGGGGCGCCTCAGGATCGACGATCCGCTGGTCGCGGCGATCGGGGCCTGCAACACGGTCCTGTTCGGCGAAGGCCGTCCGCGCGGCTTCAACACCGATTATTCGGGCTTCGTCGCGGCCTATCGCCGGGTGCGGGGCGACAGGGCGCCGGGGGCGGTCCTGATGATCGGGGCGGGCGGCGTGGGCCGCGCGGTGGCCTTCGGGCTGGTCGCGCTCGGCGCGTCCCAGATCCGCATCGCCGACCGCGACCCCGCCAAGGCCGAGGGGCTGGCGGATGCCCTGCGCGCGGCGCGTCCCGACCTGTCCGTGGTGACGGGCACGGATGCCGCCGCCATGGCGCCCGGCGCGGCGGGGCTGATCAACGGCACCCCCGTCGGCATGGTCGGCTATGACGGCACGCCCTTGGCCGCCCCGCTGATGGCGGGCGCGGCCTGGGCCTTCGACGCGGTCTACACGCCGGTGGACACGCAGTTCCTGAACGATGCCGCGGCGGCGGGGCTGGACATCATCTCGGGCTACGAGCTCTTCATCGGGCAGGGGGTGGATGCCTGGGCGATCTTCACCGGCCTGCCCTTGGACCAGGCCCGGCTGCGCGCCGATCTGGCCGCGGGGCGCGACGCATGA
- the pcaC gene encoding 4-carboxymuconolactone decarboxylase, with the protein MTTLSDTGTATRGRVLGAAHVDRAQAATTPFDAPFQDLITDAAWGHVWSRDTITLRERSMMTIALLAGLGNDGELALHLRAIPNTGASRDDVIEALLHVAIYAGVPRANHAIKLAREIFAQADAEEDSA; encoded by the coding sequence ATGACCACCCTTTCCGACACCGGCACGGCCACGCGCGGCCGCGTGCTGGGCGCGGCCCATGTGGATCGCGCCCAGGCTGCGACCACGCCCTTCGACGCGCCCTTCCAGGACCTGATTACCGATGCGGCCTGGGGCCATGTCTGGTCGCGCGACACCATCACCCTGCGTGAACGGTCGATGATGACCATCGCGCTGCTGGCGGGCCTGGGCAATGACGGCGAGCTGGCGCTGCATCTGCGCGCCATCCCCAATACCGGGGCCAGCCGCGACGACGTGATCGAGGCGCTGCTGCATGTCGCCATCTATGCCGGCGTGCCCCGCGCCAACCATGCCATCAAGCTGGCCCGCGAGATCTTTGCTCAGGCCGACGCAGAGGAGGACTCCGCATGA
- a CDS encoding bifunctional sugar phosphate isomerase/epimerase/4-hydroxyphenylpyruvate dioxygenase family protein has product MRTSIATVTLSGTLPTKLAAIAAAGFDGIEIFEQDFLASDFTPEEVGRMVRDHGLEITLFQPFRDFEALPEPHRARAFARAERKFELMNQLGTDLMLVCSSVHPQAQGGIDRMAQDFSDLGDLAERHGVRVGYEALCWGRHVFDHRDAWEVVRRADHPRIGLILDSFHTLSRGLDPETIRAIPGDRIFFVQLADAPAIPMDLLYWSRHFRNMPGEGDLDVAAFLRAVLATGYDGPLSLEIFNDQFRAGLPRMVAQDGHRSLIALMDQVGATPPLPPPAPVERVEFIEFATSPDEAPALEGLLTSIGFDRAGRHVTKPVSLWRQGAMNVLVNTDATGFAHSSFVAHGTTVSEIALMVPDARSAHARATALLAQPHEQPATPGQLSIPAIRGVGGSVIRLLDGASDLSRIWEVDFRADPPGAGAGITGIDHLGQTMAYDEMLSWSLFYTAIFAGEKAPMVDVADPDGLVRSQAIRAGGLRVTLNGAEARHTLAGRFIEDSFGASVQHVAFASDDIFATARALEGRGFRPLRIGANYYRDAQARFGLDDALTARLQAANVMYDEDAEGRFFQLYSEPRADGFFFEIVQRQGGYAGYGAPNAPFRIAAQKRAARPAGMPRR; this is encoded by the coding sequence ATGAGGACCTCGATCGCCACGGTCACCCTGTCGGGCACCCTGCCCACCAAGCTGGCCGCCATCGCCGCCGCCGGCTTCGACGGGATCGAGATCTTCGAGCAGGATTTCCTGGCCTCCGACTTCACCCCGGAGGAGGTCGGCCGCATGGTCCGCGACCACGGGCTGGAGATCACGCTGTTCCAGCCCTTCCGCGATTTCGAGGCCCTGCCCGAACCGCATCGCGCCCGCGCCTTTGCCCGCGCCGAACGCAAGTTCGAACTGATGAACCAGCTGGGCACCGACCTGATGCTGGTCTGTTCCTCGGTCCATCCGCAGGCCCAAGGCGGCATCGACCGCATGGCGCAGGATTTCAGCGACCTGGGCGATCTGGCCGAACGCCACGGCGTCCGCGTGGGATACGAGGCGCTGTGCTGGGGCCGCCACGTCTTCGACCATCGCGACGCATGGGAGGTGGTGCGCCGCGCCGACCATCCCCGCATCGGGCTGATCCTGGACAGCTTCCACACCCTGAGTCGCGGCCTCGACCCGGAGACGATCCGCGCCATCCCGGGCGACCGGATCTTCTTTGTCCAGTTGGCCGATGCGCCGGCGATCCCGATGGACCTGCTCTACTGGTCGCGCCATTTCCGCAACATGCCGGGCGAGGGGGACCTGGATGTCGCGGCCTTCCTGCGCGCGGTGCTGGCCACCGGCTATGACGGGCCGCTGAGCCTGGAGATCTTCAACGACCAGTTCCGCGCGGGCCTGCCTCGCATGGTAGCCCAGGATGGCCATCGCAGCCTGATCGCGCTGATGGACCAAGTGGGCGCGACGCCCCCCCTGCCGCCCCCGGCCCCGGTCGAGCGGGTCGAGTTCATCGAATTCGCCACCAGCCCCGACGAGGCCCCCGCGCTGGAGGGCCTGCTGACCAGCATCGGCTTCGACCGGGCGGGCCGTCACGTGACCAAGCCGGTCAGCCTGTGGCGGCAGGGGGCGATGAACGTGCTGGTCAATACCGATGCGACGGGGTTCGCGCATTCCTCCTTCGTGGCCCATGGCACCACCGTGTCCGAGATCGCGCTGATGGTCCCCGATGCGCGCAGCGCCCATGCCCGCGCCACCGCCCTGCTGGCCCAGCCCCATGAACAGCCCGCCACACCCGGCCAGCTGTCCATCCCCGCGATCCGGGGCGTGGGCGGCAGCGTGATCCGACTGCTGGACGGCGCGTCCGACCTGTCGCGCATCTGGGAGGTGGATTTCCGCGCCGATCCGCCCGGCGCGGGCGCGGGCATCACCGGCATCGACCATCTGGGCCAGACCATGGCCTATGACGAGATGCTCAGCTGGTCGCTGTTCTACACGGCGATCTTCGCGGGGGAAAAGGCGCCGATGGTCGATGTGGCCGATCCCGACGGGCTGGTGCGCAGCCAAGCGATCCGCGCGGGCGGGCTGCGCGTCACCCTGAACGGGGCCGAGGCGCGCCATACCTTGGCCGGGCGCTTCATCGAGGACAGCTTCGGCGCCTCGGTCCAGCATGTGGCCTTTGCCAGCGACGACATCTTCGCCACCGCCCGCGCGCTGGAGGGGCGGGGCTTCCGCCCGCTGCGGATCGGCGCGAACTATTATCGCGACGCGCAGGCGCGGTTCGGGCTGGACGATGCGCTGACCGCCCGGCTGCAGGCGGCCAACGTCATGTATGACGAGGATGCCGAGGGGCGGTTCTTCCAGCTCTACAGCGAGCCGCGGGCGGACGGGTTCTTCTTCGAGATCGTCCAGCGGCAGGGCGGCTATGCGGGCTATGGCGCGCCGAACGCGCCCTTCCGCATCGCCGCGCAGAAACGCGCCGCCCGCCCCGCAGGGATGCCGCGCCGCTAG
- a CDS encoding tripartite tricarboxylate transporter permease, translating into MDILSNLLMPLTHLDLLFLIGAGTFAGIYVGAIPGLSVTMAVSILISFTFAWDVYPALALMIGIYMGGVYGGSRTAILLNIPGAPSAIATAMDGFPLAQKGRAGEAIGIVTVVSFIGGFIGIAALAALAPVLSDFALRFQPRDFMLLAIMGILLVGSLSGGSLTKGVFAGALGVGIGAVGMDPLTVQDRFVFGIDELRGGISFVAVMIGMFGVSEALMQLHNVHTPAVRQKISGIIPSWAKVRKHLPLGLQSATIGTVVGALPGTGGDIASLMAYDQAKRVTRNPETPFGEGAVEGLVAPEAANNAAVGGAFIPMMTLGIPGDAVTAIMIGALFIHGLNPGPMLMIEQPNMFWFIVGSLMLANCFMLIFGLTGIRLFVKVVELPRTVLLPVILVLSIVGAYAINNSLTDVYWMLGFGVLGYFMRLYGYPLAPVILGVILSRLLDDNWRRAIISTREDFGAMMMGIFTSPLSLTLLAAVVMILVTNSPWWARWRGRR; encoded by the coding sequence ATGGACATCCTGTCGAACCTGCTGATGCCGCTGACGCATCTGGACCTGCTGTTCCTGATCGGGGCAGGGACCTTTGCGGGCATCTATGTCGGCGCGATCCCCGGCCTGTCGGTGACGATGGCCGTGTCGATCCTGATCTCGTTCACCTTTGCCTGGGACGTCTATCCGGCGCTGGCGCTGATGATCGGCATCTATATGGGCGGGGTCTATGGCGGATCGCGCACGGCGATCCTCTTGAACATCCCCGGCGCGCCATCGGCCATCGCGACCGCCATGGACGGCTTTCCCCTGGCCCAGAAGGGCCGCGCGGGCGAGGCGATCGGCATTGTCACGGTCGTGTCCTTTATCGGCGGCTTCATCGGCATCGCGGCCTTGGCGGCCCTTGCCCCGGTCCTGTCGGATTTCGCCCTGCGGTTCCAGCCGCGCGACTTCATGCTGCTGGCGATCATGGGCATCCTGCTAGTCGGATCGCTGTCGGGCGGCAGCCTGACCAAGGGCGTCTTCGCCGGTGCCCTGGGCGTGGGGATCGGCGCGGTTGGGATGGACCCGCTGACCGTGCAGGACCGCTTTGTCTTCGGCATCGACGAATTGCGGGGCGGGATCTCGTTCGTGGCGGTGATGATCGGCATGTTCGGCGTGTCCGAGGCGCTGATGCAGCTGCACAATGTCCACACCCCCGCCGTCCGGCAGAAGATCTCGGGTATCATCCCCAGCTGGGCCAAGGTCCGCAAGCACCTGCCCCTGGGCCTGCAGAGCGCGACCATCGGCACCGTCGTGGGCGCGCTGCCCGGCACGGGCGGCGACATCGCCTCGCTGATGGCCTATGATCAGGCCAAGCGCGTCACCCGCAACCCCGAGACCCCCTTCGGCGAGGGCGCGGTCGAGGGCCTCGTCGCCCCCGAGGCCGCCAACAACGCCGCCGTCGGCGGGGCCTTCATCCCGATGATGACGCTTGGCATTCCGGGCGATGCGGTGACCGCCATCATGATCGGCGCGCTGTTCATCCACGGGCTGAACCCCGGCCCGATGCTGATGATCGAACAGCCCAACATGTTCTGGTTCATCGTCGGATCGCTGATGCTGGCCAATTGCTTCATGCTGATCTTCGGCCTGACGGGCATCCGCCTGTTCGTGAAGGTGGTCGAGCTGCCGCGCACCGTCCTTCTGCCGGTGATCCTGGTCCTGTCCATCGTCGGCGCCTATGCGATCAACAACAGCCTGACGGATGTCTACTGGATGCTGGGCTTCGGGGTGCTGGGCTATTTCATGCGGCTCTACGGCTATCCGCTGGCCCCGGTGATCCTGGGGGTGATCCTGTCGCGGCTGCTGGACGACAACTGGCGCCGCGCGATCATCAGCACGCGCGAGGATTTCGGCGCGATGATGATGGGCATTTTCACCAGCCCGCTGTCGCTGACGCTGCTGGCCGCCGTGGTGATGATCCTGGTGACCAATTCCCCTTGGTGGGCGCGCTGGCGGGGGCGGAGATGA